The Humulus lupulus chromosome 3, drHumLupu1.1, whole genome shotgun sequence genome window below encodes:
- the LOC133823343 gene encoding uncharacterized protein LOC133823343 isoform X1 translates to MTSGPVRRVSRQDIQLTELQVQNLIERCLQLYMNQKEVVDTLLDQAKIEPDFTSLVWQKLEEENQDFFKAYYLRLMLKHQILEFNRLLQQQAQLMHQMHPSGVSPLPTSNGAHISSLHENSACYPQEHIGPALKPENMHHAVGSCLSNAFTNGGSSVHPVMHNAVDMSAHAGRIDAPQNMISTQNSNMGLLQGINGGMVKSEVGRMIKSEVGVIKSEMGYSSTSPYIFGADSNVMESRPNIGDASVASFSSVDPNPQALNDSLLDVDTSSYGFLSQIPRSFSLSDLTTHFSQSSDILESYSRSPYLVPDAEDFLDSRERDNQGDNKKLQSNSLSNISYHFLPLQETIKDWTPYQKD, encoded by the exons ATGACAAGTGGACCTGTAAGACGAGTTTCACGTCAAGATATACAATTG ACTGAGCTCCAGGTACAGAATCTTATTGAACGATGTCTGCAACTGTATATGAACCAAAAGGAAGTTGTAGATACTCTATTGGATCAGGCAAAAATAGAGCCTGATTTCACATCACTGG TTTGGCagaagcttgaagaagagaatcAGGATTTTTTCAAGGCTTACTACTTGAGATTAATGTTGAAGCACCAAATTCTGGAATTTAACAGGTTGCTTCAGCAACAGGCACAATTGATGCATCAAATGCACCCAAGTGGTGTTTCTCCACTGCCCACATCTAATGGTGCCCACATTTCATCAT TGCACGAGAACTCAGCATGCTATCCCCAAGAGCACATAGGACCAGCACTGAAGCCAGAAAATATGCACCATGCAGTTGGTTCTTGTTTGTCCAATGCATTTACCAATGGTGGGTCTTCAGTGCACCCGGTTATGCACAATGCTGTTGATATGTCTGCTCATGCTGGTAGGATTGATGCTCCACAAAATATGATTTCAACACAGAACTCTAACATGGGACTGTTGCAAGGAATAAATGGTGGGATGGTCAAATCTGAAGTTGGCAGGATGATCAAATCAGAAGTTGGTGTCATCAAGTCAGAAATGGGATACTCAAGCACTTCCCCGTATATATTCGGTGCTGATAGCAATGTCATGGAGTCGCGGCCAAATATTGGAGATGCATCTGTTGCTTCTTTCAGTAGTGTAGATCCTAACCCGCAAGCCCTGAATGATTCTCTTCTTGATGTAGACACTTCTTCATATGGATTTTTAAGTCAAATTCCTCGAAGTTTCAGTCTATCAGATCTGACCACTCATTTTTCTCAGAGTTCAG ATATACTGGAGAGCTATTCTAGGTCACCTTACCTGGTACCAGATGCTGAAGACTTCCTGGATTCTCGTGAAAGAGATAATCAAG GAGACAATAAAAAACTGCAATCCAATTCCTTATCTAATATCTCATACCATTTCTTACCCTTACAGGAgacaataaaagattggacaccATATCAGAAGGATTAA
- the LOC133823343 gene encoding uncharacterized protein LOC133823343 isoform X3: MTSGPVRRVSRQDIQLTELQVQNLIERCLQLYMNQKEVVDTLLDQAKIEPDFTSLVWQKLEEENQDFFKAYYLRLMLKHQILEFNRLLQQQAQLMHQMHPSGVSPLPTSNGAHISSLHENSACYPQEHIGPALKPENMHHAVGSCLSNAFTNGGSSVHPVMHNAVDMSAHAGRIDAPQNMISTQNSNMGLLQGINGGMVKSEVGRMIKSEVGVIKSEMGYSSTSPYIFGADSNVMESRPNIGDASVASFSSVDPNPQALNDSLLDVDTSSYGFLSQIPRSFSLSDLTTHFSQSSDILESYSRSPYLVPDAEDFLDSRERDNQGDNKRLDTISEGLSYDDFGSD, translated from the exons ATGACAAGTGGACCTGTAAGACGAGTTTCACGTCAAGATATACAATTG ACTGAGCTCCAGGTACAGAATCTTATTGAACGATGTCTGCAACTGTATATGAACCAAAAGGAAGTTGTAGATACTCTATTGGATCAGGCAAAAATAGAGCCTGATTTCACATCACTGG TTTGGCagaagcttgaagaagagaatcAGGATTTTTTCAAGGCTTACTACTTGAGATTAATGTTGAAGCACCAAATTCTGGAATTTAACAGGTTGCTTCAGCAACAGGCACAATTGATGCATCAAATGCACCCAAGTGGTGTTTCTCCACTGCCCACATCTAATGGTGCCCACATTTCATCAT TGCACGAGAACTCAGCATGCTATCCCCAAGAGCACATAGGACCAGCACTGAAGCCAGAAAATATGCACCATGCAGTTGGTTCTTGTTTGTCCAATGCATTTACCAATGGTGGGTCTTCAGTGCACCCGGTTATGCACAATGCTGTTGATATGTCTGCTCATGCTGGTAGGATTGATGCTCCACAAAATATGATTTCAACACAGAACTCTAACATGGGACTGTTGCAAGGAATAAATGGTGGGATGGTCAAATCTGAAGTTGGCAGGATGATCAAATCAGAAGTTGGTGTCATCAAGTCAGAAATGGGATACTCAAGCACTTCCCCGTATATATTCGGTGCTGATAGCAATGTCATGGAGTCGCGGCCAAATATTGGAGATGCATCTGTTGCTTCTTTCAGTAGTGTAGATCCTAACCCGCAAGCCCTGAATGATTCTCTTCTTGATGTAGACACTTCTTCATATGGATTTTTAAGTCAAATTCCTCGAAGTTTCAGTCTATCAGATCTGACCACTCATTTTTCTCAGAGTTCAG ATATACTGGAGAGCTATTCTAGGTCACCTTACCTGGTACCAGATGCTGAAGACTTCCTGGATTCTCGTGAAAGAGATAATCAAG GAgacaataaaagattggacaccATATCAGAAGGATTAAGTTATGACGATTTTGGCAGTGACTAG
- the LOC133823343 gene encoding uncharacterized protein LOC133823343 isoform X2: MTSGPVRRVSRQDIQLVQNLIERCLQLYMNQKEVVDTLLDQAKIEPDFTSLVWQKLEEENQDFFKAYYLRLMLKHQILEFNRLLQQQAQLMHQMHPSGVSPLPTSNGAHISSLHENSACYPQEHIGPALKPENMHHAVGSCLSNAFTNGGSSVHPVMHNAVDMSAHAGRIDAPQNMISTQNSNMGLLQGINGGMVKSEVGRMIKSEVGVIKSEMGYSSTSPYIFGADSNVMESRPNIGDASVASFSSVDPNPQALNDSLLDVDTSSYGFLSQIPRSFSLSDLTTHFSQSSDILESYSRSPYLVPDAEDFLDSRERDNQGDNKKLQSNSLSNISYHFLPLQETIKDWTPYQKD, from the exons ATGACAAGTGGACCTGTAAGACGAGTTTCACGTCAAGATATACAATTG GTACAGAATCTTATTGAACGATGTCTGCAACTGTATATGAACCAAAAGGAAGTTGTAGATACTCTATTGGATCAGGCAAAAATAGAGCCTGATTTCACATCACTGG TTTGGCagaagcttgaagaagagaatcAGGATTTTTTCAAGGCTTACTACTTGAGATTAATGTTGAAGCACCAAATTCTGGAATTTAACAGGTTGCTTCAGCAACAGGCACAATTGATGCATCAAATGCACCCAAGTGGTGTTTCTCCACTGCCCACATCTAATGGTGCCCACATTTCATCAT TGCACGAGAACTCAGCATGCTATCCCCAAGAGCACATAGGACCAGCACTGAAGCCAGAAAATATGCACCATGCAGTTGGTTCTTGTTTGTCCAATGCATTTACCAATGGTGGGTCTTCAGTGCACCCGGTTATGCACAATGCTGTTGATATGTCTGCTCATGCTGGTAGGATTGATGCTCCACAAAATATGATTTCAACACAGAACTCTAACATGGGACTGTTGCAAGGAATAAATGGTGGGATGGTCAAATCTGAAGTTGGCAGGATGATCAAATCAGAAGTTGGTGTCATCAAGTCAGAAATGGGATACTCAAGCACTTCCCCGTATATATTCGGTGCTGATAGCAATGTCATGGAGTCGCGGCCAAATATTGGAGATGCATCTGTTGCTTCTTTCAGTAGTGTAGATCCTAACCCGCAAGCCCTGAATGATTCTCTTCTTGATGTAGACACTTCTTCATATGGATTTTTAAGTCAAATTCCTCGAAGTTTCAGTCTATCAGATCTGACCACTCATTTTTCTCAGAGTTCAG ATATACTGGAGAGCTATTCTAGGTCACCTTACCTGGTACCAGATGCTGAAGACTTCCTGGATTCTCGTGAAAGAGATAATCAAG GAGACAATAAAAAACTGCAATCCAATTCCTTATCTAATATCTCATACCATTTCTTACCCTTACAGGAgacaataaaagattggacaccATATCAGAAGGATTAA
- the LOC133823343 gene encoding uncharacterized protein LOC133823343 isoform X4, producing MTSGPVRRVSRQDIQLVQNLIERCLQLYMNQKEVVDTLLDQAKIEPDFTSLVWQKLEEENQDFFKAYYLRLMLKHQILEFNRLLQQQAQLMHQMHPSGVSPLPTSNGAHISSLHENSACYPQEHIGPALKPENMHHAVGSCLSNAFTNGGSSVHPVMHNAVDMSAHAGRIDAPQNMISTQNSNMGLLQGINGGMVKSEVGRMIKSEVGVIKSEMGYSSTSPYIFGADSNVMESRPNIGDASVASFSSVDPNPQALNDSLLDVDTSSYGFLSQIPRSFSLSDLTTHFSQSSDILESYSRSPYLVPDAEDFLDSRERDNQGDNKRLDTISEGLSYDDFGSD from the exons ATGACAAGTGGACCTGTAAGACGAGTTTCACGTCAAGATATACAATTG GTACAGAATCTTATTGAACGATGTCTGCAACTGTATATGAACCAAAAGGAAGTTGTAGATACTCTATTGGATCAGGCAAAAATAGAGCCTGATTTCACATCACTGG TTTGGCagaagcttgaagaagagaatcAGGATTTTTTCAAGGCTTACTACTTGAGATTAATGTTGAAGCACCAAATTCTGGAATTTAACAGGTTGCTTCAGCAACAGGCACAATTGATGCATCAAATGCACCCAAGTGGTGTTTCTCCACTGCCCACATCTAATGGTGCCCACATTTCATCAT TGCACGAGAACTCAGCATGCTATCCCCAAGAGCACATAGGACCAGCACTGAAGCCAGAAAATATGCACCATGCAGTTGGTTCTTGTTTGTCCAATGCATTTACCAATGGTGGGTCTTCAGTGCACCCGGTTATGCACAATGCTGTTGATATGTCTGCTCATGCTGGTAGGATTGATGCTCCACAAAATATGATTTCAACACAGAACTCTAACATGGGACTGTTGCAAGGAATAAATGGTGGGATGGTCAAATCTGAAGTTGGCAGGATGATCAAATCAGAAGTTGGTGTCATCAAGTCAGAAATGGGATACTCAAGCACTTCCCCGTATATATTCGGTGCTGATAGCAATGTCATGGAGTCGCGGCCAAATATTGGAGATGCATCTGTTGCTTCTTTCAGTAGTGTAGATCCTAACCCGCAAGCCCTGAATGATTCTCTTCTTGATGTAGACACTTCTTCATATGGATTTTTAAGTCAAATTCCTCGAAGTTTCAGTCTATCAGATCTGACCACTCATTTTTCTCAGAGTTCAG ATATACTGGAGAGCTATTCTAGGTCACCTTACCTGGTACCAGATGCTGAAGACTTCCTGGATTCTCGTGAAAGAGATAATCAAG GAgacaataaaagattggacaccATATCAGAAGGATTAAGTTATGACGATTTTGGCAGTGACTAG
- the LOC133823343 gene encoding uncharacterized protein LOC133823343 isoform X5, with product MNQKEVVDTLLDQAKIEPDFTSLVWQKLEEENQDFFKAYYLRLMLKHQILEFNRLLQQQAQLMHQMHPSGVSPLPTSNGAHISSLHENSACYPQEHIGPALKPENMHHAVGSCLSNAFTNGGSSVHPVMHNAVDMSAHAGRIDAPQNMISTQNSNMGLLQGINGGMVKSEVGRMIKSEVGVIKSEMGYSSTSPYIFGADSNVMESRPNIGDASVASFSSVDPNPQALNDSLLDVDTSSYGFLSQIPRSFSLSDLTTHFSQSSDILESYSRSPYLVPDAEDFLDSRERDNQGDNKKLQSNSLSNISYHFLPLQETIKDWTPYQKD from the exons ATGAACCAAAAGGAAGTTGTAGATACTCTATTGGATCAGGCAAAAATAGAGCCTGATTTCACATCACTGG TTTGGCagaagcttgaagaagagaatcAGGATTTTTTCAAGGCTTACTACTTGAGATTAATGTTGAAGCACCAAATTCTGGAATTTAACAGGTTGCTTCAGCAACAGGCACAATTGATGCATCAAATGCACCCAAGTGGTGTTTCTCCACTGCCCACATCTAATGGTGCCCACATTTCATCAT TGCACGAGAACTCAGCATGCTATCCCCAAGAGCACATAGGACCAGCACTGAAGCCAGAAAATATGCACCATGCAGTTGGTTCTTGTTTGTCCAATGCATTTACCAATGGTGGGTCTTCAGTGCACCCGGTTATGCACAATGCTGTTGATATGTCTGCTCATGCTGGTAGGATTGATGCTCCACAAAATATGATTTCAACACAGAACTCTAACATGGGACTGTTGCAAGGAATAAATGGTGGGATGGTCAAATCTGAAGTTGGCAGGATGATCAAATCAGAAGTTGGTGTCATCAAGTCAGAAATGGGATACTCAAGCACTTCCCCGTATATATTCGGTGCTGATAGCAATGTCATGGAGTCGCGGCCAAATATTGGAGATGCATCTGTTGCTTCTTTCAGTAGTGTAGATCCTAACCCGCAAGCCCTGAATGATTCTCTTCTTGATGTAGACACTTCTTCATATGGATTTTTAAGTCAAATTCCTCGAAGTTTCAGTCTATCAGATCTGACCACTCATTTTTCTCAGAGTTCAG ATATACTGGAGAGCTATTCTAGGTCACCTTACCTGGTACCAGATGCTGAAGACTTCCTGGATTCTCGTGAAAGAGATAATCAAG GAGACAATAAAAAACTGCAATCCAATTCCTTATCTAATATCTCATACCATTTCTTACCCTTACAGGAgacaataaaagattggacaccATATCAGAAGGATTAA